GGGATCACGGTTGTCGGTTCAGCCGGTGCGGGCAGCCGAGTGGAATCAGGTTGTTCGGCTCGGCCGCGGTCGCGCCGACGGATAGGGCGACTGATTCAAATGGGTTGCGGAGAAGCGCTGCTGGGGGAGGAAGGCTGGCTAGCTACGGGCTTTTCCGTCATCGAGATAGCGGTGTTGCCAATCCAACCAGGCATGTCCGAGCTCATGGGCAAGTATGTATCGTCGGCGCGTGACAGGAAGTCGTTTGCGGATATAGATGACTTTGGCTTCGTTGTCCCAAATTCCATCCGCGTTTGCATCCTGCCGGTCCATCTCAGAGTCGGTCACCTGGCGGATCATGATGTGATAGCCAAATGGAAGGACGACTTTATTTGGTATTCGCACCGTATCCCTCGCTGTCTTCCCAATGGGCGTTTGTGCGCCCTGTTCCTGCTCCCGGATAGCCTAACACATTTCCCTTTTTCGCTTCCTGGTTAAAATGTCGATTAATATCAATCGGTTGTGTAATTTCTTCCAAGGGAGGCTTTGCTGGACACCCCAGGGCGACCGCACCGTGCCGGATCGTGAGGGGCCGTGCTTGAGGATTTCAATTGAACGCTTGGATGGTGTATCATCCGGCCATGGTCGACAAACTGCTTGCACAGGAACTGGCAACTCCCTATCCCTCGGTCGTGCGGATCGTGGGGGTGAAGATTCGTGATCGGGGAGAGGTAAAGAAGTTCGATGCTGGAGAAGCAGCGTTGGCGTTTGGGGATCGCGTATTGCTCGATGTCTCCGG
The sequence above is drawn from the Nitrospira defluvii genome and encodes:
- a CDS encoding ImmA/IrrE family metallo-endopeptidase — translated: MRIPNKVVLPFGYHIMIRQVTDSEMDRQDANADGIWDNEAKVIYIRKRLPVTRRRYILAHELGHAWLDWQHRYLDDGKARS